One segment of Apus apus isolate bApuApu2 chromosome 1, bApuApu2.pri.cur, whole genome shotgun sequence DNA contains the following:
- the LOC127379956 gene encoding lactosylceramide 4-alpha-galactosyltransferase-like — MLRMPSCLLKLTRVVLSHKLRTLFILTFKFMSFVSIVLYWRITEDPKSRGQLYSLPVEIHCAHSMPSPPHATAGGPPSSPGHVFFVETSERTNPSYLFTCSVESAARTHPGTRVVVLMKGLANGNASLPNHWGFSLLSCFPNVEIRHLDLPELFSGTPLAKWYSEAQHRWEPYFLPVLSDACRIAIMWKFGGIYLDTDFIVLKNLKNLTNVLGTQSKYVLNGAFLSFKPKHKFIELCMQDFVENYNSWIWGHQGPQLLTRVFKKWCSIRSLRSSTSCKGVSTLPREAFYPIRWQDWKKYFEVVSSSELHHLFNNTYAVHVWNKKSQGTRLKITSQALLAQLHSHFCPATYDIMKKDSEQQ, encoded by the coding sequence ATGCTCAGGATGCCCAGCTGCCTGCTAAAGCTGACCAGAGTGGTGCTGAGCCACAAGCTCAGGACTCTGTTTATCCTCACCTTTAAATTCATGTCCTTTGTCTCCATCGTGTTGTACTGGAGAATCACAGAGGACCCTAAGAGCAGGGGCCAGCTCTACAGCTTGCCTGTTGAAATCCACTGTGCTCACTCTATGCCTTCTCCTCCCCACGCCACTGCTGGTGGGCCCCCTTCTTCACCAGGGCATGTGTTTTTTGTGGAGACCTCGGAGCGGACTAACCCAAGTTACCTGTTCACCTGCTCTGTGGAGTCAGCGGCCCGGACGCACCCTGGGACGAGGGTTGTGGTGCTCATGAAAGGCTTGGCAAACGGGAACGCTTCCTTACCCAACCACTGGGGCTTCTCATTGCTGAGCTGCTTCCCCAACGTGGAAATCCGTCACCTGGACTTGCCAGAGCTTTTCTCAGGGACTCCTCTGGCAAAGTGGTACTCGGAGGCTCAGCACCGGTGGGAACCTTATTTCTTGCCTGTCCTGTCTGACGCCTGCAGAATTGCCATCATGTGGAAATTTGGTGGCATCTACCTGGACACAGACTTCATTGTGCTTAAGAACTTAAAGAACCTCACCAATGTGCTTGGTACCCAGTCCAAGTATGTACTGAACGgggcttttctgtcttttaaaccCAAACACAAGTTCATAGAGCTTTGCATGCAGGATTTTGTGGAGAACTACAATAGCTGGATCTGGGGGCACCAGGGCCCACAGCTTCTAACTCGTGTCTTCAAGAAGTGGTGCTCCATCAGAAGTCTTCGGAGCAGTACGAGCTGCAAAGGAGTGAGTACTCTGCCTCGTGAGGCGTTTTATCCCATTCGGTGGCAGGactggaagaaatattttgaagtggTGAGCTCCTCGGAGCTTCACCACCTGTTTAATAACACCTATGCAGTGCATGTATGGAACAAGAAGAGCCAAGGAACAAGGCTCAAGATCACATCCCAGGCTTTGCTGGCTCAGCTGCATTCTCACTTCTGCCCTGCCACGTATGATATCATGAAGAAGGACTCTGAGCAGCAGTGA